Proteins from a genomic interval of Acanthopagrus latus isolate v.2019 chromosome 7, fAcaLat1.1, whole genome shotgun sequence:
- the rnf114 gene encoding E3 ubiquitin-protein ligase RNF114, whose product MAMLGGFSAAPHKKNLSEGSGDVSEFVCPVCLEIFESPVTTQCGHTFCQSCLQECLRPQKPVCAVCRAGLGHWTKAADLEAVIQSSAASCKGCGAQVGLSQMRSHTAACSKYQEYIEEGVRTTAQSQPTIISPVPNRYTFTCPYCNCQNLDQDGLVEHCTSHHARDTRQVVCPICASMPWGDPNYRSADFFQHLKIRHTFSYDTFVDYSTDEHTMIQEALQRSLLDN is encoded by the exons ATGGCGATGCTCGGAGGATTTAGCGCAGCACCGCACAAGAAAAATCTCTCCGAGGGCAGCGGCGACGTGTCAGAATTCGTCTGTCCAGTCTGTCTTGAAATCTTCGAGAGTCCCGTAACAACACAATGCGGCCATAC GTTCTGCCAGAGTTGTTTGCAGGAGTGTTTGCGTCCACAGAAGCCCGTTTGCGCTGTATGTCGCGCTGGGCTGGGCCACTGGACTAAAGCTGCTGATCTTGAAGCTGTTATCCAATCATCTGCGGCATCTTGTAAGGGATGTGGAGCTCAG GTTGGCCTTTCCCAGATGAGAAGCCACACAGCTGCTTGTTCAAAATACCAGGAGTACATTGAGGAGGGAGTGAGGACCACTGCCCAGAGCCAGCCTACCATCATCAG TCCGGTGCCAAATCGCTACACCTTCACCTGCCCGTACTGTAACTGCCAGAACCTTGATCAGGACGGCCTGGTTGAACATTGCACTTCCCATCATGCTCGAGACACACGCCAAGTG GTGTGCCCCATCTGTGCCTCAATGCCCTGGGGGGACCCTAACTACAGGAGTGCCGACTTTTTCCAGCACCTGAAGATCAGACACACCTTCTCATACGATACCTTTGTT GATTACTCGACAGATGAGCACACGATGATCCAGGAGGCTCTACAGCGCTCTCTTTTGGACAACTGA
- the spata2 gene encoding spermatogenesis-associated protein 2 has product MDAKLKEDLFRRYVTALERRLEEEYAWIGTAPDGDKGRHKDSEALLSTATALLGAYQPDPGQRFRMVRFYEVVENSLRCQRGGNIKSLERAFHTLETICTNLLLFPWKKEFRCIKTFTGPYVYHLQSAISDAELRSLMRTIGYACDHDSQFHLQEHPGGVNHLRQLAFELFLAQAECRLLGEVVALARGSASELEALELRRGCRDDAAGCAEALRRRDSLGADMARLSVRPLDIERPHAHHLRRGSRPSKSVDVTDGAGHWHAAVSKPVLKASLSLRKEPLFVDAEEDMKDEIIRPSTSASLFSVAAPPSYSPIADFFPIQSPPPADAYTSYHLSSLDEIDLYTERGGAGTGGRQTPSRPPSREPRDARDGWLLKGHGSVKCQGCGLGCSSMASCQRCDMILCSACHDVDPSPCCGLQDYHPKSPRPLDGYIPVKEKLSVYSNTHSHSHLHPHPLTLTHSHSHPHPHPQMAEKPLMSTKLFPSKSVALTTPKGGSSERLSLGGSRCGFCNKPGASHTCVNCSKVSCDSCMGLYAKDICTRKNPQHSFVPNHQLNFKSGTISHLVYR; this is encoded by the exons ATGGATGCCAAGTTAAAAGAGGACCTGTTTCGGAGGTACGTGACAGCACTGGAGAGGCGACTGGAGGAGGAATACGCATGGATTGGAACTGCACCCGATGGGGACAAAGGGAGACACAAGGACAGCGAGGCCCTGCTCTCCACAGCCACAGCTCTGCTCGGGGCCTACCAGCCAGATCCGGGACAGCGATTCCGGATGGTGCGCTTTTATGAAGTGGTGGAGAATTCTCTCCGCTGCCAGAGAGGGGGGAACATCAAGAGCCTGGAGAGAGCCTTCCACACACTGGAAACCATCTGCACCAACCTCTTGCTTTTCCCCTGGAAGAAGGAGTTCAGATGTATTAAG ACCTTCACTGGCCCGTATGTGTACCATCTGCAGTCTGCTATATCTGACGCTGAACTCCGGTCTCTGATGCGCACCATTGGCTACGCTTGTGACCATGACTCGCAGTTCCACTTGCAGGAGCACCCAGGAGGCGTAAATCATCTCCGCCAGTTGGCGTTCGAGCTCTTCCTGGCCCAGGCGGAGTGTCGTCTTCTGGGAGAGGTAGTGGCTCTGGCCCGTGGTTCAGCCTCAGAGCTGGAGGCCCTGGAACTCCGCAGAGGTTGCAGAGATGATGCAGCTGGCTGTGCTGAGGCACTCCGCAGACGCGACAGCCTTGGGGCAGATATGGCTCGGCTGTCTGTGCGGCCGCTGGATATAGAGAGGCCTCATGCCCACCACCTGAGGCGAGGTAGCCGACCGTCTAAGTCTGTGGATGTTACAGATGGAGCTGGTCACTGGCATGCAGCAGTTAGCAAGCCTGTTTTGAAGGCCTCATTGAGTCTGAGGAAGGAGCCTCTGTTTGTGGATGCTGAGGAGGATATGAAGGATGAGATAATCAGGCCCAGCACCTCAGcatctctcttttctgttgCAGCTCCACCTTCCTATAGTCCTATTGCGGATTTCTTCCCAATTCAGTCACCTCCCCCAGCTGATGCTTACACATCCTACCACCTGTCCTCTTTGGATGAGATCGACTTATACACAGAGAGGGGTGGTGCTGGGACGGGAGGCAGGCAGACCCCCTCTCGACCACCATCCAGAGAGCCTCGGGATGCGAGGGATGGGTGGCTGCTCAAAGGCCACGGTAGTGTGAAGTGTCAGGGGTGTGGGCTGGGCTGTTCCTCAATGGCCTCCTGCCAGAGGTGTGACATGATCCTCTGTTCTGCCTGTCATGATGTGGACCCCTCCCCTTGCTGTGGCCTCCAGGACTACCACCCCAAATCCCCACGTCCCCTCGATGGATACATACCTGTGAAGGAAAAGCTCTCCGTCTACTCTAACACTCATTCCCACTCCCATCTCCATCCGCACCCCCTCACACTGACCCATTCACACTCtcacccccaccctcacccccaGATGGCGGAGAAACCCCTCATGTCCACTAAGCTGTTTCCGAGCAAGTCTGTTGCCTTGACAACGCCAAAGGGAGGCAGCAGCGAGCGATTAAGCCTGGGGGGATCACGATGTGGGTTTTGCAACAAGCCAGGTGCATCACACACCTGTGTGAACTGCTCTAAGGTGTCATGTGACTCGTGCATGGGCTTGTACGCAAAGGATATATGCACGCGAAAGAATCCCCAGCACAGCTTTGTGCCCAACCATCAGCTCAACTTCAAATCTGGCACCATATCTCACCTGGTGTACCGATGA